In Lycium ferocissimum isolate CSIRO_LF1 chromosome 7, AGI_CSIRO_Lferr_CH_V1, whole genome shotgun sequence, the sequence AAAATCAatgttttttgttttagtttttgTTATATTCTGAAACCGCTGATGCACGGCGGATATGATTCACATCAACCTGTCTACATCTCAAGCTCAATTACAAGTTATCCCGCTTCTTTTTTCCCCTTAGGGAACAAAACATATATTGAAAAAGAATATTATAAAACACAATCTCTCACCTACATGCAATGTAAAGACAAGCAGCTTGAACTTGCTCTTTCCTACGCCCCCTTGTGAAATGCTTCTCAACTGCTATCTGAGAGTAACAGATTCAGCCATCGAATGATATATCATGCCGGTAGAGGTATGATCTTAAGCATAATGAATCATACCTCATAGAAGCGCAAAGCTGGACGAGCTATTGAATCACCACCATCAATTCCTAGCCCATAAAGAATACCCTCTATACCATTATATGCTACAGGAAGGGGAAGACAAACAAGTGCATCAGCCAAAACTTCATATCTAAAAATCATATTGACACCAAAGAGAAGATTAATGTATTCTCAAGCCCTATTAGTGCTACATAGCTTGTGCACCTCTAAGTATAGTGTTACCCTTGAAATATTAACCAGATTAATAGATACAACAAGCATTGTCAGTATTTTGCTATAAAGCTACATAAACTGGCAACTCTAAGTGCAGTGCTGCAGTTGGCCCATCAGCATATCAGGATAGAGTTGTCACCAACCAACAAGAACAAAACATTTACTGTATTTACATATTCTATCAGTAGCATCATTTGAGGCTCATCTTTGAGCCATAAACATGATCAGAACTAGGACCTTTGATAACGAAATATAATATATCCTCGACATAAATGTTGGGTAGGTACAATTCCTGGAACTTATCTTGTAGATGAAAGGTTGTTGAGCTATACAGTTAGTTGAGTTTGACATTATTAGACAGTTCCTCAACTGGAAGACTTTCAAAAATAGTTCCACGTGAATGCCTATAATGACAATGAACAGCACAATCACCCATCTTACAGGAAACTAGAATTCAAGTCTCACATTAcacaaaaatactaaataaattatgAATGTAACATTTATGATGTTAATAATACAGACCAAATCTGACGCAAAGCAAATGCAACTGTACTCTAGAAAGCCATAACAACTTCcattgaaaatcaagaactagaTCAGCGAAAATATTCTAATTTCCCTAATAGAAGCCAACCAGTCAATCATTCAGcgcaaaaagaaaattatagaaattatACAAATAGGTACAGTGAGCAATAACATCATTGTGAGGAAACAACACTCAGAGATACATAGGATACCTTCATTTAGTGTTCTATCACGTGAAGCTGTATAATCACTTTGGACAGTCTTCACATAGTTTCCTGCCATTTGGCTCTGCAAATGATTTATGTTAGTCTTGATAGAATACAAATAGCAAACGTAGTGTACAAGTCGCACCATATATAGTTTGTTCAATAATTACTGCTTATACCTAAGCTAGCCATTATCCTTGTTTTCATTTTAGTACTATTTATCTCCTCAtttacgaatttttttttactagaaTTATTGATaacagttaccagtttcaagaaaaaaaactagAATTATTGATAAAGGTAAGGAACTACATTAATATTAAATGCAAGAAGGTCGTTCTTCacaccaaaacatacatacattcatGTACAAAAGGATCCAAGATGGAAAAATGGATAATCATACTCGGCGCTGTAGCTCTAGCTTCTATTCCCTCTTCCAAcacgaccccccccccccccacccaaaaaaaCCAACAcccctaaaaaataaaaaaaataaaaaaaaaactgctagGGATGGGGGTCCATTTGCCTCTCCACTGAAGTGTTTTAGATGTCGTAACTTTTCTATCTTTTTGGATATGTAAACCCCGCCACAAAACCTCCTAACCAGGAGCCAAGGGTGGTTCTTTCACACTTTGCTCTCTTGGTAATTCAAACCCAACGTCATGGTTGGAAGTGATTAGCCTTTTGCTAGGCCATCCCACCGTTGTCACATTTCTCCACGAGGTAGGGGAAaggtcgttgttgttgttatcccatcgagtttttttaaaagtgaaaaaaattacaCTCGATGGCCAACCACATGACAGGAAGCAACTTTTCAACAAGTGGATTTTAGCATGTTTAAACAGCTAGCATTTAAACTGCCCAATGCATACGTAAGGCAGTGAGGAACTGAGGATAATAGGTTTTCCTGTATTGTCTAATTTTCAGAATCTTCAACGTAATTCCAGCTCGTAAGATCTTTTAGGTAGTTGATggtaacattttaaaaaaaaaaatcggaagtGTGTGGCCAACTTACTCGCACCTCGACTATTCTGCAAGTACCTGTTATCTCCCACCAGCATTAGTGCGAAGCCAAAAATCTCGTTAAGTgtgttcaaaatttaatatacatatataggcatAATACAGTCCCGCCCCAACCCCACCCCGAACTTGGCACTTTTTATTTGATGTCCACCTGAACTGTTTTTTGTCCTAATTACCCCCAGAACTTGGCAATTAGATAGCCTTCACCCCCTGGACGACCTCAGGAGGTGTGATGCATTCGCTGTCATGTGGATATTTTTTGTCCATGTGCCatatttaataataaaatatgtatttttacctttttaaattcattatttttttaaaatcattttttcggCCAAATCTGTAAAAAAACATGTTTGGAGCTTCGTTATTTaggttttttaatttatttggttACATATAATGGAGTTTCAGCCAAGTTTTCTTTACATATTTGGcccggaaaaaaaaatgcacaaTTAAAACAAATTGTCATTGGATCTAAAGATGAAGCAAAAAGGAATACACAATTGAAAATCCATTATTTTGGCCAACAAATATACTTGGCTACTTAAAAATAATTGAGTTCTCAAATCTTTTTAATAgatatcaataaaataaaagtacATAGTTGGAATAAACAGTAGTTGCatctaaataagaaataaaaagaaaattcacatttgagctccattaTTTTGGCTAAAacttttttatttggctaaaaaTAATGTAGCTCtagccaaaagttttttttttttttagcagtTGGCCCAAAAGATAATTAAACAGTTAGAATAAATATCTTGCatctaaagaagaaataaaatggAATAGATACTTAGGACTCCATTATTTCGGCTAAAACTTTTAGCTAAAAGTAATTGGTCTCAGTCATGTCTACTTCACATATTTGGCCCGAAAAAGAATAAACATATAGTAGGAACAAATAGCCATTGCACTTAAAGAAGAGATTAAAAACTACAAAGTTGAGGTAAAATATGTGTGGTATATGTGTGGTATATCAAGAAaaagtaagaaagaaagacataGTTAGAATAAATAAACCATTGTATATGACTATGTCGCAATTAATGGTTGAAAAATACCCCACTTGTAAGctgatttttcaatttttcatcaCTTCCACACGCCTTAAAAAGAGCGTATCCACTTTCTTTGCCATTTCACTGTTCAGGGAGTAAAGGTTACTGAACTGACAAGTTCAAGGGGGTAATTAGGACAAAAATAGTTCAAGTGTGCACTGAATAGGAGTGTCACGTTCAGGtagtccatatatatatatatatatatatatatatatatatatatatatatatatatatataaggtaataTTTAACCTATATACatcagtgttgtcaaaggcgcgcttaagccctgaagcgaggctcaaaacatgtcgAGCGCTTCacctcgctttatgtgcgcgTCAGTGTCATCGTCAAGGCTCTatgacatacttttccttgccaatgaccCTCTCTTGATGAGAtgacactagataattgatatttcactttatcgtaatgtttttacattctttgtccatatatttgttattcatgcttattgttattagtcttggactaaacatatatatatatatatatttgtatgttcgcaccattgcgccttttttcattaaggcccacgctttatttgcgctttgcgcttaaagccccaggtgaccttagagcttttttgcgctttttgcttttgataacactgataTACAttgtataaattttatatacaCATTATAATTTTTCGGCGAAGGGTGTTCAACTGACCGTTCTTGACTCTATGTGGCCCCGCCACTAACTCTACCGACTAAGGCTTAGGCAGATGGAATATTCACCTTGGGATTTTTTGTAATTGCTGGTATTTGAACTCTAGTCTCCCATGGTTTTCACTCACTTCACAACATTCACAGACAACTACAGtcacttaaaaagaaaaaggttatCAGCAGTCACATGTTCCTCAGtctttttcatgattttcctcagCTTTCTAAGCAGTACTCACATTGCATCTTGAAAACTCCTTTTtaacaattaataaaaatgTTTAAGACAGATTAAGCACACCACCCAAACTACATAGATTGAATCTGAGGGAAACAAAACAAACTGTCTAACAAATAGCAACCCGTATGCAGAAGAATAAGAAACAAAGAACTAACCTGTCCAGCAGCATTCTTAACAAAAGTGGGCTCACTAGAAAAATTATCTTCTTCAATTACTCTTCCACATCCGGAACAACATCTATAATGTAATGGAATGAAGCGTCTTAGAatgaaacatatatacacaaatgaagCATCTTAAAATGAAtaaaccatatacataaaataaaatgaatgagAGGAGTATTATAATTGAAGAAGAGTTGTAGGTGATGAAGCTTACATTTTACCCTCCAAATGGGTAGTCGGCTCATCCCGAGCACAATAAACACACCAGACCATGCTCGAAGTAACCTGAATCAACTCAGAGAATACACCTTCTTGTGAAAATTTGTTGAAAGTCACCTTAGAGTTCAACCTATAATTATCAGCTTTATGCATATTTAACAAGGAATTCCATGAAGAATGACATTTCAGTCGACTTAAAAGAACAAGATCAATGACAAAAAGTCAAACCAGATATTTCcttttttcattattattattattatttttattttatttttagaatggTAACAGAAACCAGATAATTATCAATTTATCCACAGCAAATTCTAATCATCCAATGAGGTACCAAAAAAGATCCAAGTTTTAGAATTATTGAAAACATTCCATAGCAAAATTTCCGTATAAGAAGTAAAGAactaaaatcaataaaaaaaatacatgacCACTAACAAAGCTAATTATTAGTTCATCCACTACAAATTTCATAAGAATCAAAGAggtatcaataaaaaaaaaaagattaaatatTTTAGAGGTAGTTAGAATAGTTAAAAAATACCTTGATAGACAGAGACTTGAGAGCAAGATGTCTAGCCGATCAAACTTGAATAACTTATAAGTGTATCTCAGAtatgtaaaaaaagaaaatgtttcaATTATTGAGATACTTATTGTTGGTTATGTATTTGTCCTCACTGTGTgtcagattaaaaaaaaaaaaacatagggTTTTAGAATCTAAGGTAGATTAGATTATGACCACTTTCCCCAATTACTCCGTTTTCGGGGGTCTAGACAAAATAACGCTCTTTAAGCACTTAGCTAACTTCCCAGTTTAGGAAGGGATTGCAACTTAAAAGGTCGGGTTTATTTCGCAGTTGCGTCGGGTCTTTTTCCCACAGGGCAGTAGACAAACACTGCTCATCCAACCAATTTAACTGTTCAAATATATCTAAAAGAAAATGTATGTTAATTATTTCCTTTTATCTTAGAGTAAGTATTagttaatattataatatttattttcttaattaattattattttatcattATTACGTTTCTTCTACTATAGAATCTACATTTATGGTagaagattaatttttttattttagaaatatTCTACTACTAAGGTTGGAATTtatgtaaaatatttatttttctttagatTAAGatttataaggaaaataatatatttatcttttattttattccctttaattttttcaaatagtGATATAGTCTACTGTTTTGATTCAATACAAGAAATAACGCAGTGAAAAAAGCAATGATTTTATCATCATTCTCTCTTTAGTTTCTCTTGTTTTCAAAACcataatttaataaattaataacaacaacaacatacccagtgaaatcccacaatgtgagGTTTAAGGAGgctagagtgtacgcagaccttacctccactttgaaggtagagaggttgtttccgaaagatccTCAGCTCAAATTAAGTTATTAGTTGATGGAAAACAAAATATAACTCAACTAATACAGAATGTAAGTTTTACCATTTTATGCACTCTATAATCACATTTTTGAATAAATAAAGTTTTTCATGTTTGCTAGTTTCTCTTCTTAATTCCagtttgtttttaaaataaagatttACTCCTTTTCAACaaccattttttaattaaaaatgtaGACCCGATGACAATTAAGGTTTTATCCGTGAAAATATTACGAATAAGCAACACAATTTGACGCATATACGGTCTCACTTTGGCAAAATGTCAATCACGTTAAAAGTTTTGGAAGCTTTTTAGCAAGTCAAACAAGGGGATGAACTTGTGACTCAGGTTAATGGTTCAATGGACAGATATTGACATGGAATGGAAAGGATGTCTATAGTGTATGTTTGACGGGTCAGTAAGGGGAATATCATTCACCCTTGGTTCTTTTAatccttttcattttcttgtaaGTGTAGCGGCTGAAGAAATAACTTATAATTTAATACAAAACAAGTGACAGATAGCACTAACTGTGTTACAAAAATGGGTTTGTCATTGCCCAACTATTTTACTCGGGTAAAAACTGTAAACGCACCGGGCACTTACGTCAACCAATGAAGCCctttcaacttcaacatgattAAGATAAAGAGGTAATTGGGTAAATTCCAGAGGAGAAATTGTGATGTTCAAAGTTATACCATGATGAAAGAGCACATCAGCACAAAATCGTACAGATTTCTACTGTAACTAGTGGCCACCACATAAACAAATGCACAGCAGGGAAACTTAaactttttcaacttcaacttgaataaGATAAGAGGAAATAACATATGGGACATGTCACACTGGGAATATTGTTCCAATGCTTAGgataaatcaaaattttcaaaacagTACACAATAATACAACTCTCTAATTGCAAAATCAAGATTCAAGCTCACTTAATATTGAACAGTGAAAACTatcaatttcaaatttcaattagCAGCTAAATGACTAGCTCTCTGTCTGCTCCCTAAGCCTTCGGATAGTGCTCCTTACTGTAACAGCACTGGCAGTGCTGGAAAAACAAAGGGGGAAAAGTTTAGTACTTGAAGCATAGAACAAAAAAGAGAACAGCAAGAGTTCAGATGACAATTACTTCAATGTGTAAGCGCCACCAGCTTTCACTTTGCCACAGTCCTTGCAACCCCAAATACCAACAGCTTTCCTCTTGACGGCATACTACAAGATAAGAACATAGCGACATTATTATTGATGTAATTATGAATCCATGTTCTATAGCCAACTATCATATAAAAACACGTGATAGTTGTACCTTTCCGCAGAACTCACAGAAGTACTTGCTGTGCTGACTGACCTCCATCTTCTTGATTTGCTTCCTCAAACTGGCACCATAACGGGTACCTATATGTTGGGAGGAACAGGAAGTTATTCAAGGACTTCATTATACAAACTGATgactaaaataaaagaaaaaggagaacttCTTATAGGTTAATGCTAGCAATCCCAGATGCGGGCAATAACAAAATCATGACCAGCAATGAAGTAATGGAGACTGCATTTCACATACAATACTGACATAACTGTTGTTATTGCAGACAGGTTTAAGAAAATTATCAACAACTTTTTAATTGGAAAAGAATATTGATCAACTGTAAGCGCAGACTCAAATCTCACTCAGTTTTTCCCCTTGAGGCATGCAATCTTCTAGAATACACTACTTATTGTTCACCATTAAAACACAAAAGTAACATAGGAGCGTCTTAGCATTTTAGATACGCACCATACTTCCCGACGATACCAGCCTTCTTGGTTCTCTTGGTCTGCATAGATAAAATAGTTTAGTTTTACAAGCATGTCAAGCTAAAATGAGAATAGAAATGGCAGAATGAAGAAAACATAAGAGATCAAATCGTTGGACAATCAGTTACATCAATGCCACCCATAACAGTTGGACAAACCATAAACTTTACCCCATTCAGGCAAACACAACGTAAGAGTAAGGGAAGAAGCTCTGCAGACTTACCTATTGTATTAGACTCGAACTATTTATTCCTTCTATATATGtagcatgcatatatatagtcaaaaaaaattatattacatAGCCATGTCTGAGGAACTACTAGAGTCCCCTTCCCCATTACCAGTTTCTAACCCTAGCTATGCATACAATGAGCTAACAGAGAAAATCTTAAACAGCATTTGTTAAATGCTAGAACGCCAAGCAAAACATAAGAAGatgttcatataataagcttaAAGTCTCCAACTTAGCCACTTTAGCGCTTTACTTTTAGTGGTGTATACACAGTACAACGATTAACCACATTCCgaagaaggaaaatatttcaactagaagaactaacaaataCTATTAATTGACTAAACAGTCTAACATTTCACCTAATTGAGGATTAATGCAACACTTTCCCCAGAATTTGAATTGCCATTAAAACAGTGCAAGAAATAAATTACATAGATTTTTCAAATTGCTAATTTCTGAAGATCTTAAAAAGTAATCGTTGATTGATATAGAATTAGAGAGTACCATTTTGGCTTGCTACGGAAGGACCTTTGAGACCTGATGGAAGAGAGACGCCGCGGCTGCTGCAATAAAACCCTAGATTGCAAGGAATCAGTTATCCTTTGGTGCTTTTATACTGGTGGCCCGATTAGTGGATCCTAGCATGGGATTTTGGGGCCCTAAAACCCAGTAGGGAGTCTACTCTCGGATCCAGGCCCATTTAGCCCTTTTCTAATGCTTTTTTTTGCGGGCAATTGGCGCGAATGCCCCTCTTTTGGGCTTTATCTTTAGATTTCTTTcgcctcaaaatggtggtctttaattattgctCTTCCGAGCAAAACTAACATAAAAAGACATTACTACTCCTAACCGTTACATATAAAACACAACAACTCAAATCCTTCTATCGTTAACCCGCCCAACTTCGTTCCCAAACGTATTTTCAATTATTCAAATCGTTGTTTCAACGCATTTCTCCATTGATTTTCTTTGCTACAATATCGATTAAAAGGTACAAatcttaattcaactcaatttaacGATTTTATGGAGTTTAGAtggttaatatttgaaaaagatcATCTTCTACGACACGATTATTAAGAAAGATGACATACGGCTCGATTGAACATTACGCACTATAAAATTATTCAAAGAAAATAGAATCGATTGGATTTAATGCTTTGTTCTgattttaactactttataccttaattaaattagtatacaatgcttatttacttgaaattgtaattatagtaaattcaatttaaatcggtCAATGCTTATCGATTTAAACTTGAATTAAGGTAACCGTGTGCAAATTTAgaacaagtatgccggaggaggcaaaaagttcaatttacaaaagagtagaTTATCACGTTAACGGCAATGTTTTGAACgatttcataacaagtatgcgGAGAAGGCAAAAGTTCAAGTTTAtgagaagtataaattagtccgaTTCTTTGCATTATCATCgcaaaacaaaaattcattatgcggaggaggcaaaagttcaatttacaaaagagtagaGTATGCCGTTAACGCAATGTtttgaaccaatttcataaaaagTATCTTAGAAGGCAAAAGTTCGGTTTATGTAGAAGTATAAATCGGTCCAAAAGTCGATCCTCTAATTGGAATAGCTGTTGCGAggcatttgattttatttggatgAAGGTTAGgaggttttcattttttaattttttttttaaccaaaaacaatTCCGCATTATCATCGACAAAACAAAAATTCATTAtgcggaggaggcaaaagttcaatttacaaaagagtagaGTATGCCGTTCTAATGTTTTGATTTCATAAAAAGTATGCGGAGAAGGCAAAAGTTACGGTTTATGTAGAAGTATAAATCGGCATTTGATTTGGAATATTTGCGAggcatttgattttatttggatgaaggtagaggaggttttcattttttttaatttttttaaccaaaaacaatTGCATTATCATCGAAGAAACAAAAATTCATTAtgcggaggaggcaaaagttcaatttacaaagaGTAGATTATCGTTAACGGCAATGTtttgaaccaatttcataacaagtatgcggagaaggcaaaagttcgtttatgtagaagtataaattagtccgaTTCTTGCATTATCATCAAGAAACAAAATTCATTAtgcggaggaggcaaaagttcaatttacaaaagagtagaTTATGCCGTTGCTAACAGAATGCTTAACCGATTTCATAAAAAGTATGCGGAGAAGGCAAAAGTTACGTTTATGTAGAAGTATAAATCGGTCCGGTTGAGTCAATCTCTAATTGGAATAACTGTTGCGtgcatttgattttatttggatgaaggtagagtgaggttttctttttttaattttttttaaccaaaaaacaATTACCGCATTATCATcgacaaaaacaaaaagtgctTATGTCgaaggaggcaaaagttcaatttacggGAGTAGAGTATGCCGTTAACGGCATTGTTCTCGAACCACCTTAATAACAAGTATGCCGAGACGGCAAAAGTGCAATTTACAAAGTAGTAGAGCAAGCGGGTGCGCATCAAAAGTTCAACAAACTTCGAACAAGTATGCCATAAAAGGCAACATAAAATCCTAACTTCATAAGTACCAAACTACCATCATCGGTTCTAATTTCACGTGTACCCATTCCAAATTGCCCCATCGTCAACTTGGCCGGTGTCGGGAATAACCTCTCGCCTTACAAATCGTAATTCTCTTCACGGATCATCATTTTCTCTACTTAGAGCACCGTAAAGAGCCCTTAAAAATCTATATCTCTTTTGATATCGGCAATTTCATGAGTAATTTGCAAATTTGCAATATTAGGATGGATTTGGTTATGAGGATGGGCATGTTCATGTGCTTGCCGTGGCCACCATTAACATGTACAATATGTTGGTTTTGGTTCATTTTGTATGTGATTATATCGGTTTTCGAagtaaagtgttttttttttcctcttcaaagttgtgttggtttatatagaagtataaattagtccattTTAAATTGGAATAACTGTTGCAtggatttgatttaaattggataaaGACAGAGGAGgtttttcattttcatgaaaataactGTTGCAATTTCATTGAATAATCTATTCATGGTAAATGCTTATTCCGTTTTTGAAGAATCGGTAGCGGCGGAGAACTTTTGTTTACAAAATGGTAGAGTATGCCGTTTCGTGCATACTTCATGACATTACATACAAAAGCTCTTTGGGAAGGCGtaactcaaattttcaaaactaacaacttaaatacatttcattttggttttttctcaagtgaatctCTCTTTACGCAgaagtttaacaaaaaaatgacACCAAGATGCATCTACGTAGCCTTCAACGGCAAATGGGACGCCGCCTACAATTATGTTAATCATGAAACCAAGCTAATACTTGTCAATGATGGTgtaaattttcaacaattcaCTCAACAGATATTTGCGGGGCATACACAACATACTCAGACAAAAAGAGGCCAACATATGGTTTGACACCAGTGAGAAAACATCCAAGGGATGCGTGTAAAAAACGACATTGATCTTCACACTTGCTCGTACCgctcaacaacaatgacaacttcGAAATTCCCGTTTCATATTAGAGTTCAATTCGGTGATGCGGAGAACCACCCATTACAAGAACAACATAATGACTCTATCCTAACGAGAAGGACAAACCATGAGGAAATTGACAAACAACTTTGCATTGCTTATGAAGAAGACATGTACTGTCCCTTGCTTATATATTGATTTGAAACACCTCGGTGAGTTCGGCAAAACAAACGGATTCCAATTAAACTCAAACAATTCGGTGTCCTCTATGTATACAATATGCCGCCACAACACCTTTTTATCAATTCTACCGCCCAATAAAACACGACCAAGAATGTATACCTACGCTAGCATCACCGCATCAAGGTCAtcttcaaaatctacattttCAGCACTCATCACATTCTTCAAATCCctaatttccaaattccttttACCATCTCCAACACCAAAATATCTTCTCAAAAGACGACTGCCACTGGTTTTGTTATATTTAGCATAGAAAGATCTAGGAGGTTCAGTAATTGATAACCCAGTGACTTTCTTAAATGATTGCTCTGTAAATGTCACAAGTTTATCTTGTATATTAAAATGCATTTCATTTGTTTCGTAACACCTGAACTTCCGacaacaacataaaattcaccaaGATACCCgacatttttatattatgtaATTCCATAAATTTCCCAAAAGGACGATTCTTCAAAATTACCAACTGTTCTTTTGTAAGAAATTTCTCAACAAATTTAACAAACTTTTCATCCCCTCGCCATACAGCACTGATGCGTGTGTCTGTCCACTCTTCCGGAGCAATATAATAGTCAGCAACTTGTCCAAATTGACGTCTCATCATTTAGCACACTAACATGagcaaaacataaaattcaatcaggaaaaaaaaaaaagtaaaaaaaaaaacacataaaaaacaTTACCAACAAAAATACATTACCACAATGCATTAAGAAaaacgtaaaagaaaaaaaaaaaaaaaaaaacacaaaacccTATTCAAATAAAATAGAGACACCAACAATTGAAGGAAATAACTTATCAACAAGTAATAAAATGGTAACTAATAACTTACAGATGGTATTGAAACCCCACGAAGAGAAATCAATGAAAAAACTGATAAAGATGATACAGGAAACGTCACAAAGCAACTGCCTTCTTCAGCTTTAAAGTGAACAAacgaaaataaaaagtaaattacAGGAAGAGCGGGCA encodes:
- the LOC132064171 gene encoding large ribosomal subunit protein eL43 isoform X2 — its product is MTKRTKKAGIVGKYGTRYGASLRKQIKKMEVSQHSKYFCEFCGKYAVKRKAVGIWGCKDCGKVKAGGAYTLNTASAVTVRSTIRRLREQTES
- the LOC132064171 gene encoding large ribosomal subunit protein eL43 isoform X1 → MQTKRTKKAGIVGKYGTRYGASLRKQIKKMEVSQHSKYFCEFCGKYAVKRKAVGIWGCKDCGKVKAGGAYTLNTASAVTVRSTIRRLREQTES